A stretch of DNA from Thermococcus sp. Bubb.Bath:
CGACAAGACCAACAAGGTGGCCTTCTTCACGAGGACGAGGGACCTGAATCTCGCTCTCCAAAGGTTTATTGAGAACTTCGACGACCTCTGGGAGCAGGTGCAGGCAAAGAAGGCCGAAAAACCGCCGATAGAGGAGTGAATATGAAGTTCTGGGGCATCTTTCCGAAGGTTGTCCTCTTTTCTTTCATCTATGCAATCCTAGCGTTTTACCTTAACAAGAAACTTGAGGTTAGCCTTTTCGCGTTTTCAGCCCCCAGTCTTGCAATGGTTTTCCTTGGCCTCGTTCTCTGGTTTATCTGCTACATTCAGGTTTCTAGGGCCTATTCAGAGGGGAAGCTGCTCACGAAAGGGTGCTACTCAAAGGTGAGGCACCCAATATACTCCATCTGGGGCTTCCTTGTCCTTCCTGGCTTCTCCCTGCTCTTCGGCGGGTTCATGCTGTTCCTCCCCACCGTTTACTGGATAGGCGTGCTTGGGTTTATAAGAGAGGAGGAGAAAGCCCTTGAGGAGAGGTTTGGCGATGAGTGGAGAGAATACGCGGAGAGAACGCCCAGGTTCCTACCGAGGCCTTGAACTCCTTCCGGTTCATCTCTACGTCTTGGCCCACCTCAAGAAGGCTGGAGTAGACTACGCCAAGATGATGGCGAAGATGAGTGAACTACCCCTCTCCCTCATCGAAGACGCCGTAAGGGACCTGATGGAAGTCGGACTGGTGGAGAGAGACTCTGGTAGTGCGATAAAGAGGAGCAAGGCGAGGTTCAAGAAGGCCTTCGAGGTCCACAAGCACCACACATACTACCGCCTATCAAGGGAGGGCGAGCTCTTCGTGAGGAAGATTGACGAGAAGTGGTTGAAGGAATACTTTAACAACCTTATACCCCGCGGATGGGATACCATTATACTACTCGGGGAGAGCTCCAACTTTGAAGAGGCCTGCAGAAAGTTGAATGGAGGAGATTGCGACCGAATTATGGAAGAACTCACCGTTTATTATTTCGCAACCCCTTCGGGAAAGAAGACAACGTTTTTTAAGTTGTTGATGAGTTTCCTGGCAATCTAATGATTAAGTAGAAGCTGATCCGCAACCTTTTTAAGCTCTAATTCGTGCATATGCACGGAAATAGGAAAACGGGACAGATCTGTGGCGTTGTTTGTGATTTTAAACTCATTTAGTTCCTTTTCAGACCCGCACCTTGTTGGTTTCAATTGCCCCATGATATCCATTTCGGAACATTTAAGTTAGGTTAGCCTAATCTAATTGTGTGATTTCTAAACATCAGAGTATTTGTTTACAAACGGAAAGTTATTTAAGGGGATGTTAGGTTAGCCTACTCTGAAGTTGTTAGGGAAACCTAAGGGCAATACACAGAACTGTGCATGGAGGTGATGGTATGAGGCTCAGCG
This window harbors:
- a CDS encoding isoprenylcysteine carboxylmethyltransferase family protein, which codes for MKFWGIFPKVVLFSFIYAILAFYLNKKLEVSLFAFSAPSLAMVFLGLVLWFICYIQVSRAYSEGKLLTKGCYSKVRHPIYSIWGFLVLPGFSLLFGGFMLFLPTVYWIGVLGFIREEEKALEERFGDEWREYAERTPRFLPRP
- a CDS encoding DUF2250 domain-containing protein, with the protein product MSGENTRRERPGSYRGLELLPVHLYVLAHLKKAGVDYAKMMAKMSELPLSLIEDAVRDLMEVGLVERDSGSAIKRSKARFKKAFEVHKHHTYYRLSREGELFVRKIDEKWLKEYFNNLIPRGWDTIILLGESSNFEEACRKLNGGDCDRIMEELTVYYFATPSGKKTTFFKLLMSFLAI